The Leptidea sinapis chromosome 15, ilLepSina1.1, whole genome shotgun sequence genome window below encodes:
- the LOC126968333 gene encoding guanine nucleotide-binding protein G(f) subunit alpha isoform X1, translating to MHLLPCVKKYDEKQSHSKQIDREIKQWIKSYNDAIKLLLLGTGESGKTTIIKQMKILHIQGFTPSERLEKIRHIRNNIHEAIYEIVRNMSPLSVALQNPKNVQSQQFILQLGEEYPEEYNEAYFDHVRALWRDRGVRECFRRANEYQLIDSAEYFLDRIDLVAKTDYMPTDADILRCRQKTTGIQKIEFKVKVPKSMHGGVQEFWMFDVGGQRGERKKWIQVFEGIHAIWFLVACSDFEQTLREDNSQNRLKESLDLFEDVWQSRFLLEAGVIVFLNKQDLLESKISQGKSIAPYFPQYSTFNDSGDEYTRTKLFIRKLFVDLTKNRVKRNVRECQAERFVVSEAVRARECYFHFTTATDTDNVRTVFRDVHQMILTHMLTSIGVY from the exons gcgATAAAACTACTACTTCTCGGTACTGGCGAGAGTGGCAAAACGAcgataataaaacaaatgaaaatattgcATATACAAGGATTTACACCAAG TGAACGCCTCGAGAAGATCAGACACATACGGAACAACATACATGAAGCTATTTACGAGATCGTTCGAAACATGTCACCCCTGAGCGTCGCTCTGCAGAACCCTAAAAACGTACAATCACAGCAGTTTATACTGCAACTGGGGGAGGAGTACCCGGAAGAATATAATGAG GCTTATTTCGACCACGTTCGAGCTCTGTGGAGGGACAGAGGGGTACGAGAATGTTTCCGACGAGCTAACGAGTACCAGCTGATTGATAGCGCCGAATA TTTCTTAGACAGAATAGACCTGGTCGCGAAGACAGACTACATGCCCACCGATGCAGACATTCTACGCTGCAGGCAGAAGACCACGGGGATCCAGAAGATTGAGTTTAAAGTTAAG GTGCCAAAATCAATGCACGGAGGTGTTCAAGAGTTCTGGATGTTCGATGTCGGAGGACAGAGAGGGGAAAGAAAGAAATGGATACAG GTGTTCGAAGGTATCCACGCGATCTGGTTCCTCGTCGCCTGCAGCGATTTTGAACAAACATTGCGAGAGGACAACTCGCAGAATAGATTGAAGGAATCCCTGGACTTATTCGAAGATGTCTGGCAAAGCAG ATTTCTACTCGAAGCTGGCGTTATAGTATTCTTGAACAAGCAAGATCTATTAGAGAGTAAAATATCGCAAGGCAAAAGCATCGCCCCCTACTTCCCCCAGTACTCAACGTTTAATGACTCGGGGGATGAATACACacgaacaaaattatttattaggaaaCTCTTTGTT GACTTGACGAAGAATCGCGTGAAGCGAAACGTGAGAGAATGTCAGGCGGAGAGGTTCGTGGTGTCGGAGGCTGTGAGGGCCCGGGAGTGCTACTTCCACTTCACCACCGCCACGGATACCGACAACGTGCGGACTGTCTTCCGAGACGTGCACCAGATGATCCTCACACACATGCTGACCAGTATAGGCGTTTATTAA
- the LOC126968333 gene encoding guanine nucleotide-binding protein G(f) subunit alpha isoform X2: MPTDADILRCRQKTTGIQKIEFKVKVPKSMHGGVQEFWMFDVGGQRGERKKWIQVFEGIHAIWFLVACSDFEQTLREDNSQNRLKESLDLFEDVWQSRFLLEAGVIVFLNKQDLLESKISQGKSIAPYFPQYSTFNDSGDEYTRTKLFIRKLFVDLTKNRVKRNVRECQAERFVVSEAVRARECYFHFTTATDTDNVRTVFRDVHQMILTHMLTSIGVY; encoded by the exons ATGCCCACCGATGCAGACATTCTACGCTGCAGGCAGAAGACCACGGGGATCCAGAAGATTGAGTTTAAAGTTAAG GTGCCAAAATCAATGCACGGAGGTGTTCAAGAGTTCTGGATGTTCGATGTCGGAGGACAGAGAGGGGAAAGAAAGAAATGGATACAG GTGTTCGAAGGTATCCACGCGATCTGGTTCCTCGTCGCCTGCAGCGATTTTGAACAAACATTGCGAGAGGACAACTCGCAGAATAGATTGAAGGAATCCCTGGACTTATTCGAAGATGTCTGGCAAAGCAG ATTTCTACTCGAAGCTGGCGTTATAGTATTCTTGAACAAGCAAGATCTATTAGAGAGTAAAATATCGCAAGGCAAAAGCATCGCCCCCTACTTCCCCCAGTACTCAACGTTTAATGACTCGGGGGATGAATACACacgaacaaaattatttattaggaaaCTCTTTGTT GACTTGACGAAGAATCGCGTGAAGCGAAACGTGAGAGAATGTCAGGCGGAGAGGTTCGTGGTGTCGGAGGCTGTGAGGGCCCGGGAGTGCTACTTCCACTTCACCACCGCCACGGATACCGACAACGTGCGGACTGTCTTCCGAGACGTGCACCAGATGATCCTCACACACATGCTGACCAGTATAGGCGTTTATTAA